One genomic window of Medicago truncatula cultivar Jemalong A17 chromosome 1, MtrunA17r5.0-ANR, whole genome shotgun sequence includes the following:
- the LOC25482328 gene encoding rust resistance kinase Lr10, producing MANFHNFAFLLTMFFLLLTEPVTSKNPCTEKCGKVRIQFPFHLKNNTTNHTNPQGFELSCTDKGETMLEIPTIQLKLFIKRIDYKAQKFQIYDPKNCLARQLLKLGNLSVSPFQFQLPEFDTRRNINISFFHCDSNKECPILLRDSSHDFIDPKLVSCRKVSEVLNVGWMIEEWEDDVAESLIMKWSKPNCSFCEVQGKKCKWKNGTRNGEVECFVCKSDGIARSTVLLITTGVIVGSMILLLLANGFLRIYRYFKMKGDDITRIENFLEDYRAMKPTRFTYADIKRITNGFKENLGEGAHGAVFKGMLSQEILVAVKVLNETQGDGNDFINEVRTMGKIHHFNVVRLLGFCADGFHRALVYDFFPNGSLQKFLAPPENNDVFLGWEKLQRIALGVARGIEYLHIGCDHRILHFDINPHNVLIDDNLSPKITDFGLAKLCPKNQSTVSITAARGTLGYIAPEVFSRNFGNVSYKSDIYSYGILLLEMVGGRKNTNVLGEETFQVLYPEWIHNLIEDKDVRVNIEDEGDVRIAKKLALVGLWCIQWNPVDRPSMKTVVQMLEGDGVNLMAPPTPFDSIGANRTNQVIPPRHLNFELEVIPEID from the exons atGGCCAATTTTCACAATTTCGCCTTTCTACTAACTATGTTCTTTCTTCTATTAACAGAACCAGTAACATCCAAAAATCCATGCACTGAAAAATGTGGAAAAGTTCGAATTCAATTTCCATTTCATCTCAAAAACAACACCACGAATCACACAAATCCTCAAGGTTTTGAATTATCATGTACAGACAAAGGTGAAACCATGTTAGAAATTCCCacaattcaattaaaacttTTCATCAAACGCATAGATTACAAAGCTCAAAAGTTCCAAATCTATGACCCGAAAAACTGTCTTGCAAGACAATTATTAAAACTAGGAAACTTATCAGTTTCACCGTTTCAGTTTCAATTGCCGGAGTTTGATACACGGCGTAACATTaacatttctttctttcattgtGATTCGAACAAGGAGTGTCCGATTCTGCTACGTGATTCCAGTCATGATTTTATTGATCCTAAATTGGTTTCATGTAGAAAAGTGAGTGAAGTTTTGAATGTGGGCTGGATGATTGAGGAATGGGAAGATGATGTTGCAGAGAGTTTGATTATGAAATGGTCTAAAccaaattgtagtttttgtgaAGTTCAAGGGAAGAAATGTAAATGGAAGAATGGTACTAGAAATGGTGAAGTTGAATGTTTTGTTTGTAAATCAGATGGGATTGCAAGATCTACTGTTCTTCTAATTACTACTG GGGTTATAGTTGGTTCCATGATTTTGCTGCTATTGGCAAATGGATTTCTTCGCATTTATCGTTATTTTAAGATGAAAGGAGATGACATAACAAGGATAGAAAACTTCTTGGAGGATTATAGAGCAATGAAACCAACAAGATTTACTTATGCTGATATTAAAAGAATAACAAATGGTTTTAAGGAAAATTTAGGAGAAGGAGCTCATGGAGCCGTATTCAAAGGCATGCTATCCCAAGAAATTTTGGTTGCTGTGAAGGTGCTCAATGAGACACAAGGAGATGGAAACGATTTCATCAATGAAGTCCGAACTATGggaaaaattcatcatttcaatgTTGTTCGCTTGCTCGGATTCTGTGCTGATGGATTCCACCGTGCTCTTGTCTATGATTTCTTTCCAAATGGGTCGTTGCAAAAATTCTTGGCGCCACCGGAGAACAATGATGTTTTTCTTGGTTGGGAAAAGTTGCAACGCATTGCTCTTGGTGTTGCTAGAGGGATTGAGTATCTTCATATTGGTTGTGATCATAGAATACTTCACTTTGATATCAATCCACACAATGTGTTAATAGATGATAATTTGAGTCCTAAAATTACTGACTTTGGACTTGCTAAACTGTGTCCCAAAAATCAAAGTACGGTGTCTATAACCGCAGCTAGAGGAACATTGGGCTACATTGCACCTGAAGTTTTCTCAAGAAACTTCGGAAATGTTTCTTACAAGTCTGATATTTATAGCTACGGAATATTGTTGCTAGAGATGGTTGGAGGTAGAAAGAATACTAATGTGTTGGGGGAGGAAACATTCCAAGTTTTGTACCCAGAGTGGATCCATAATCTTATTGAAGATAAAGATGTTCGAGTTAATATTGAGGATGAGGGAGATGTTAGAATCGCAAAGAAACTTGCGCTGGTCGGACTTTGGTGTATTCAATGGAATCCGGTGGATCGGCCATCCATGAAAACCGTGGTACAAATGCTTGAAGGTGATGGAGTAAATTTAATGGCACCCCCTACTCCTTTTGACTCTATTGGTGCTAATAGAACAAATCAAGTCATTCCACCTAGACATCTAAATTTTGAGTTAGAAGTTATTCCTGAAATAGACTAA
- the LOC25482329 gene encoding LEAF RUST 10 DISEASE-RESISTANCEUS RECEPTOR-LIKE PROTEIN KINASE-like 2.1: MMKKQASCSSSSYVQTLVLLFASILLISHQNCLAKHHQPCPTSSCGKITNITYPFRLKTDPNHCGDKRYELDCNENGPSLTMFSGKYYVQHIDYKRFIIRLSDAGAVEDANCSFIPRYFLYPQSFSNSLSFNKADFVFEPYSLRFRDQTQVAYFNCSNPIKDHMYVNVDMSCCNIHGNSSTNHVYAVLEQSSSFSRYSFGDIKVGCDFMVATLGRPLLKIEVKEKISYDVIHGMIIDGFELSWLPVICEDRCGKETSCEVVDEDSGEVQCDKRFCHYVYQTTEKCGLQDQIFGYARGYLRGIFIGLRSRITFSTRQLDNPVGLEYFDLGIVIGRNVIPLFLATRFIFGVIALLVLFIYKWKRRHLSMYDNIENFLLESNLNPIRYEYKEIKKMTAGLRVKLGQGGFGAVYKGKLRSGPDVAIKMLTKSNVNNGQDFINEVATIGRIHHVNVVRLVGYCVEGKKSALVYEFMPNGSLDKYIFPKEGINALSYEKTYEISLGIARGIEYLHQGCDMQILHFDIKPHNILLDEEFVPKVSDFGLAKLYPVNDSIVTLTAARGTLGYMAPELFYKNIGGVSYKADVYSFGMLLMEMAGKRKNSNPNAEHSSQHYFPFWIYDQFKEERDIEIMEDVSEEEMAVAKKMFMVAFWCIQLKPSDRPTMNKVVEMLEGKTESLEFPPRPSFYPNENYKYHDEINSDRTSWGASTSYSSDNCS, translated from the exons ATGATGAAGAAACAAGCTTCGTGTTCTAGTTCATCATATGTACAAACACTAGTATTACTATTTGCTTCAATTCTTCTCATTTCTCATCAAAATTGTCTTGCTAAGCATCACCAACCATGCCCAACGTCATCATGCGGCAAAATCACCAACATAACATACCCATTTCGTCTCAAAACTGATCCAAACCACTGTGGGGACAAAAGGTATGAATTAGATTGCAACGAAAATGGTCCATCATTAACCATGTTCTCCGGGAAATACTATGTACAACACATAGATTACAAGAGGTTTATAATTCGATTAAGTGACGCGGGTGCAGTGGAAGATGCTAATTGCTCTTTCATCCCGCGGTACTTTTTATATCCTCAAAGTTTCAGTAATTCCCTTTCCTTCAACAAAGCAGATTTTGTGTTTGAGCCGTACTCGTTGCGTTTTCGGGATCAAACGCAGGTAGCGTATTTCAATTGTTCTAATCCAATTAAAGATCATATGTATGTTAACGTGGACATGAGCTGTTGTAACATACATGGGAATAGTAGTACTAATCATGTATATGCAGTTTTGGAACAATCATCATCATTCTCCAGGTATAGTTTTGGGGATATTAAGGTTGGGTGTGATTTTATGGTGGCTACGTTGGGTAGGCCATTGTTGAAGATTGAAGTGAAAGAGAAGATTTCTTATGATGTGATTCATGGGATGATAATTGATGGATTTGAGCTTTCATGGTTGCCTGTGATTTGTGAAGATAGATGTGGAAAGGAGACAAGTTGTGAGGTTGTTGATGAAGATAGTGGAGAAGTTCAATGTGATAAGCGATTCTGTCATTATGTATACCAAACAACCGAAAAATGTG GACTTCAGGACCAGATATTTGGTTATGCTCGTG GTTATCTTAGAGGCATTTTTATTG GACTTAGAAGTAGAATCACATTTAGCACAAGACAATTGGACAATCCTGTTGGACTAGAATACTTTGATCTAGGAATAGTCATAGGAAGAAATGTTATACCTTTATTCTTAGCAACCAGATTTATATTTGGAGTTATAGCTCTACTTGTGCTGTTTATCTACAAATGGAAAAGAAGACATTTATCGATGTATGACAACATTGAAAACTTTTTGCTAGAGAGCAATCTAAACCCTATTAGGTATGAATACAAAGAAATCAAGAAGATGACTGCAGGTTTAAGAGTGAAATTAGGACAAGGAGGTTTTGGTGCTGTCTACAAAGGAAAGCTAAGAAGTGGACCGGATGTTGCAATTAAGATGTTGACAAAATCCAATGTTAATAATGGACAAGATTTTATTAACGAAGTTGCGACCATTGGAAGAATACATCATGTTAATGTAGTTCGTCTTGTTGGATACTGTGTTgaagggaaaaagagtgcaTTGGTTTACGAGTTCATGCCAAATGGATCGTTGGATAAATACATTTTCCCTAAAGAAGGAATTAACGCTTTGAGTTATGAGAAAACATATGAAATATCTCTCGGAATAGCTCGTGGGATAGAATATCTGCATCAAGGATGTGATATGCAAATTCTACATTTTGATATCAAGCCTCATAATATTCTTCTAGACGAAGAGTTTGTTCCAAAGGTTTCGGATTTTGGACTTGCAAAGCTATATCCTGTGAACGATAGCATTGTTACCTTAACTGCGGCAAGAGGAACTTTGGGTTACATGGCTCCTGAACTGTTCTACAAAAATATTGGTGGAGTGTCTTACAAGGCTGATGTATATAGCTTTGGAATGCTTTTGATGGAAATGGCAGGTAAAAGGAAGAATTCGAATCCTAATGCAGAGCATTCAAGTCAGCATTACTTCCCGTTTTGGATCTACGATCAATTTAAAGAAGAGAGAGATATTGAAATAATGGAAGATGTCTCTGAAGAGGAAATGGCAGTAGCTAAAAAGATGTTCATGGTTGCATTTTGGTGTATTCAGTTGAAACCGAGTGATCGTCCTACAATGAACAAAGTAGTTGAGATGCTTGAAGGGAAAACTGAAAGCCTTGAATTTCCCCCAAGACCTTCTTTTTATCCaaatgaaaattataaatatcatgATGAAATCAACTCTGACCGAACATCATGGGGTGCTTCCACTAGTTATTCATCAGATAATTGCTCTTGA
- the LOC25482327 gene encoding rust resistance kinase Lr10 yields MICSHITFSLMIMITITLVLIPLLGNAQKIPTIGCPFNLSCNHHNKKILEIPSYPIPIKLLINHINYTSQVLEASDPENCLPRLLLLQSDFTSSIFPFRIIDGSELPPIYNEFTNISFFDCSSLGQRYLKNDGPMNGDEQQDMISCPIYMAAFDDDMVKLNLVFCTKLSQRVSPLILPAEYSNGYTIRQTSISLSWSETNLDNGCFKCKNKSKKIILSSAGAMIGSTVLVLVFGFIFQIYRYFKMKSEDHTRIENFLKDYRALKPTRFSYADLKRITNKFKDKIGEGAHGAVYKGKLSNQILVAVKILNNTKEDGKEFINEVGTMGKIHHLNVVRLLGFCADGFRRALVYDFFSNGSLQKFISPANSKDDFLGWDKLQKIALGIANGIEYLHQGCDQRILHFDINPHNVLLDDNFTPKITDFGLAKICSKNQSIVSMTAAKGTLGYMAPEVFSRNFGNVSYKSDIYSYGMLLLEMVGGRKNTKTISGEENIQVEYPDWIHNLLEGGDIHIPIDEEGDFRIPKKLATVGLWCIQWHPLHRPTMKYVIQMLQGEGDKLKVPTNPFGPTTTTNTNANIVAERMNLELEVIEELE; encoded by the exons ATGATTTGCAGTCACATTACTTTTTCCTTGATGATCATGATAACAATAACATTAGTGCTAATACCGCTTCTTGGGAATGCCCAGAAAATCCCTACTATTGGATGTCCCTTCAATTTATCATGTAACCATCATAACAAGAAGATTCTTGAAATACCTTCTTATCCAATTCCTATAAAACTCCTCATAAATCACATTAACTACACATCGCAAGTATTAGAAGCAAGTGATCCTGAAAATTGTCTTCCACGACTCTTGTTACTTCAGTCAGATTTCACTTCATCAATATTTCCTTTTCGGATTATTGATGGTTCTGAGTTACCACCGATATACAATGAGTTTACCAATATTAGTTTCTTTGATTGTTCTTCACTTGGACAACGCTATCTAAAAAACGACGGCCCAATGAATGGAGATGAGCAGCAGGACATGATTTCTTGTCCAATTTATATGGCAGCATTTGACGACGATATGGTTAAATTGAATCTTGTATTCTGCACCAAATTGTCTCAACGAGTTTCACCCCTTATTCTTCCGGCAGAATATTCTAATGGGTATACGATACGACAAACCTCAATCTCATTATCATGGTCGGAAACAAATCTTGACAATGGATGTTTTAAATGCAAGAACAAATCAAAGAAGATAATTTTATCCTCTGCAG GTGCAATGATTGGCTCAACTGTGCTTGTTCTTGTATTtggatttatttttcaaatatatcgCTATTTTAAGATGAAAAGCGAAGATCATACAagaattgaaaactttttgaagGATTACAGGGCTTTAAAGCCAACTAGGTTCTCTTATGCAGACTTAAAGAgaattacaaataaatttaaagataagaTAGGCGAAGGGGCTCATGGAGCTGTTTATAAAGGTAAGTTATCGAACCAAATTCTAGTAGCCGTGAAGATTCTTAATAATACAAAGGAAGATGGGAAGGAATTCATAAATGAAGTGGGAACCATGGGCAAAATTCACCATCTCAATGTCGTTCGTTTGCTTGGCTTCTGCGCAGATGGTTTTCGTCGTGCTTTAGTCTATGACTTTTTTTCAAATGGTTCGTTGCAGAAATTCATTTCTCCCGCGAACAGCAAAGATGATTTCCTTGGATGGGATAAGTTGCAAAAAATTGCTCTAGGCATAGCAAATGGTATTGAGTATCTCCACCAAGGTTGTGATCAAAGAATTCTACACTTTGACATCAATCCTCATAATGTCTTGTTAGATGACAATTTCACTCCCAAAATTACAGATTTTGGTTTGGCCAAGATATGTTCAAAAAATCAAAGTATCGTATCCATGACTGCAGCTAAGGGAACATTAGGCTACATGGCACCTGAAGTTTTTTCAAGAAACTTTGGTAATGTCTCTTATAAGTCTGATATATACAGTTACGGTATGTTATTGTTGGAAATGGTTGGAGGAAGAAAGAATACAAAAACAATTAGTGGCGAAGAAAATATACAAGTTGAGTATCCAGACTGGATCCACAATTTGCTTGAAGGAGGAGATATACATATCCCTATTGATGAAGAGGGAGATTTtagaattccaaaaaaattggcAACTGTGGGACTATGGTGTATCCAATGGCACCCTTTGCACCGTCCGACAATGAAATATGTGATACAAATGCTTCAAGGAGAGGGGGACAAGTTAAAAGTGCCTACTAATCCGTTCGGACCAACAACTACAACTAATACAAATGCTAATATTGTTGCAGAACGTATGAATTTGGAGCTGGAGGTGATTGAAGAATtagaataa